GTGGCAAAAGGCTGCCCAGGCGGCCGGGCGCCCGGGCAGCTTATTCCACGACCGCAGATCAACTGACTTTTCCGGCATGCCTTTTCTGGGGTTCGTGCCCGTGGCCCCCGGCCACCGGCCTGTCGCCTCCGCGGCGCAGGGTCAGCATCACCAGGCCGGCGGCGAGCAGGCAGCATGCCAGGAAGATGGACGTGGCCAGGAAACTGCCGTGCGTAAGATCCTGCAGATACCCTCCGACATAGGGCCCGACGAATCCGCCGAGGTTACCTACTGCATTGATCAGCCCCATGGCGGTGCTTACCACGGCGACCGGCATGGCACGGGATGCGGAGGCCCAGAAGGGGCCGTCGTATGCCAAAGCTCCCGCGACGGCGACGCTGATCAGGGTGACAGCAAGGAACGGAAGATTGTCCCCTGTTGCCACCGAGACGACCAGGGCGACGGCACCGATGGCCATCGACAGCAGCACGTGCGTGGAGTACCGGCCGGAACGGTCGGCTGCTTTGGCGTTGTACCAAAGGCCGAACATCGCCAAAACATAAGGAATCGCAGTGATCAGGCCGACCTCTATGGAGGACCCGGAGGTGATCGTCTTGATCACGTGGGGGAGCCAGATGTTGATGCCGTAGAAGCCGATCTGGATGAGGAAGTACACCAGGGTCAGGCGCCACACCACTGCGTTGGACAGGACATGGCGCAGGCCGAGCTTTTCCTGCTGGGGATGGGCCGCAGCGTCGGCAGCCAACCCTTTCTCGATGTACTCGCGTTCCTGCACCGAGCACCACTTCGCTTCACGCGGGTGATCGGCGATCAGGGACCACCACAGGGGTGCGGCGATGATGAACGGGAAGATGCCTTCGATGATGAACAGCCACCGCCAGTCCGAGAAAGAGAGGATCCACCCGGAGAGGGGCGCAGTGATGATTGACGCGATGGCGATGTTCATCATCCAGAACGCATAGGCCCGGGCCCGTTCGGCGGCGGGGAACCAGTGGCTGATCAGGACAAGGATGGCGGGCCAGATCCCGGCCTCTGCGACGCCAAGGAAGAAGCGCACCACGAGCAGCTGGGTGAAGTCCTGGATGAATCCGGAAAGGACGGCCAGCACGCCCCACACGAGCACCATGATGCCCACAAATTTCTTGGCACTCCAGTGCTCGGCCAGATGGCCGCCCGGTATCTGCAGGACGAGGTAGCCGATAAAGAAGATCCCGGCGGCCAGTCCCTGTTGGGCCGCGTCGATGCCCAGGTCCTGGTGGAGTCCATTGAGGGCGAACCCGATGTTGGTTCTGTCCATGAACGAGATGATGTAGACGATGATTGCGACAGGGATCAGCCTCTTCCACCGGGCATTGCCCACTGCCGGCGCTGACGTGACGTTGTATGCCATCGGATTTGCTCCTTCGCAATATGGCTTATGGGTAGCACCCCAGCATGCTGTTGCTCTTCCGCGGTCCCAGGGGTCCGGCATTACGTACAGGACGCAAGGATCAGGACTCTTTCAGGAAGCCGGCAGCGGGGCGGCGAATCCGGGGACCGTCAGTGGTCCTCCCATATGGACCACTCTTTTATTGAATAGCAACTGTTGCGCAAACGCAAGAGTTAACCTGGGCCGCCTGTCAGCCTGTTCTTTCGCGGGCTGGCCGGTCACCGGACTGATGGGAGCCGGGCAAGGGCGTGTCGCTGCAGCCCGGCCGCCCATGGCCGAGTTGCAGGGCGCAGTGAATAAGGGGGAAGTGGCTGAAAGCCTGCGGGGTGTTTCCAAGTTGACGATGGTTCCGCGGGTCCCATTCTTCACTGAGCAGGCCTACGTCATTGCGTAGTGCGAGCAGGCGTTCAAACAGTTCCGTGGCCTGGCCGCGGCGGCCGATCCCCAACAGCGCGTCCACCAGCCAGAAGGAACAGGCCAGGAATACGCCTTCGGTACCGGGCAGCCCATCATTGGCCGCTTCGGGGTGGTAGCGCAGGACGAAGCCGTCCTGCGTGAGGTTTTTCTGGATTGCCTCAACGGTGCCCGTGACGCGTGGATGGTCGTGCGGAAGAAACCCGACCCGGGGGATGAGCAGCAGGCTGGCGTCGAGTTCGGTGCTGCCATAGGACTGGACGAAGGTGTTTTGTTTCTCATTAAAGGCGTGGGTCATGACGTCATCGTGGATGTGCGTGCGCAGCGCGGCCCAGCGGTCCCGGGGACCTGGCAGCCCGAACTGCTGCACTCCTTTGACCATCCGGTCCGCAGCCACCCAGGCCATGACCTTTGAGTGGGTGAAGTTGCGGCGCGGGCCGCGCATTTCCCACAGGCCGTTGTCCGGCTGGTCCCATGCCCCTTCAAGGTATTCCATGAGGGCCACCTGGATGTCCCAGGAGTCATCAAGGGCGCCCGCAGGGGCAGCGGCCCGGGTGAGGGCCAGGCCATCGAGTACTTCACCCCACACGTCCAGTTGCAGTTGCGGCGCCGCTGCGTTTCCTGTCCGCACTGGCTTGGAGCCTTCGAATCCCCCCAGCCACGGCAGTTCCGTTTCCGGCAGGCGGCGTGTCCCGTCCAGCCCGTACATGATTTGCAGGTCGGCTGGATCACCGGCGACTGCCCGCAGCAGCCATTCCCGCCAGGCAGCGGCTTCCTCGGTATACCCGCAGGCGAGCAAGGACTGCAGCGTCAGGGTGGCGTCCCGGAGCCAGCAGAAGCGGTAGTCCCAGTTGCGGCTTCCCCCGGGGTCTTCGGGCAGGGAGGTTGTGGGGGCTGCGACGATCCCGCCAGTAGGTGCGAAGATCAGTGCTTTAAGCGTGATGAGGGACCGTTCCACGGCGTCCTGGTAGTCGCCTGACATGGTGTTGCGGCTGATCCACTGATCCCAAAACGCCTGGGTAACGGCCAGGGCGCGTTCAGGGTCGGTCCGGTCCGGGACCGGCTTATAGCTGTGGGCCCAGCGCAGGACGAATGGGATCCGGTCTCCGGCTTTGACCGTGAACTCGCTGATGGTCCGCATGTCCTCGCCCTTCAGCGGAGCGGGGGTAGTGAGGTAGGCGGCGTCCGGTCCTGCGACGGCACTGATGCCGTGGTCCATGCGGCGGACCCACGGAATGATCCGTCCGTAGTCGAAGCGCAGCAGCAGTTCCCCTTTCATGGGGACGCTCCCTTTCAGGCCCTCCACAATGCGGATCATGTCTACTGAATCATCGCGGGCGGGCATGAAATCCGTCACCCTGACGCTTCCCCCTGGAGTGTCCCATTCCGTCTCCAGGATCAGGGTCCCGGGCCGGTAGCGGCGCCTGGTGCAGTTGCCCGCACCGGCCGGTGCCAGGAGCCAGCGTCCCGCCTCCGGGGAGTCCAGCAGGGCCGCGAAGCAGGCCGGCGAATCGAAATTGGGCAGGCACATCCAGTCTATGGATCCGCTGCGGCCCACCAGGGCAGCAGTATGCAGATCGCCCACCATCGCATAGTCGCTGATCTCTGGCATCAGGCGCTTTCCTGCACATATTCCGGTAACGGTGGTTCGGCCGGTCCACCTCGCGGGTTCTTCATGGGTGAGTCCTTTCCGTGTGTGTCCGGCTCCCTCGCAGCGGGTCGCTTCGGCGCCGGCGGGCGTGTCACTGGACCCGGTATTTCCCGGCCTCTGCCGCGCGCAAGGCGAGCCCGTTGCCAGGGCCGTCGCCCGGGCTCAGTGACCCGCCCGCGGGATCCAGCGTTCCGTCGAAGAAGAGATTCTCAATGCGGACGTGGTCGTGGAACCACTCCAAATGCCGGAAGTTGGGAGTGGCGGCGGCGACGGCGGCGCTGAGGTGGGGAGCGCAGTGGCCTGATACTTCCAGCCCGTGGGCAGCGGCCAGGGCAGCGATGCGGAACCATTCGCTGATGCCGCCGCACCGGCTGACGTCCGCCTGAAGGCAGTCGACGGCATCGGCGGCACACATGCGCTGGAAGTAGGGGAGCCCGGTGCCGTATTCACCGGCGGCAACGTCCGCTTCCACGGCGTCCCGGACCACCCGCAGCCCGGCCAGATGGTCGCTGGAGACCGGTTCCTCAAACCAGGTCACGTTCTCCGCATCAACCTCGCGCATGACGCGGACGGCCTGCTTGGCGGTGTAGGCGCCGTTGGCGTCGACAAAAAGTTCCGTGTCAGGGCCGACGGCGGCACGCGCCTGGCGGATGCGCGCCAGGTCCCGTGGCACGTTCGTTCCGTTGTCCTGGCCGATCTTGATCTTCACGCGCGGGATCTGCTGGCCCTGGGTCCAGCCTTCGAGCTGGTTCCGCAGCTGTTCGTCCGAATAGCTGGTGAAGCCGCCGCTGCCATAGATGGCCACTTGGTCGCGTACCGCACCGAGCAGCTGGTGCAGCGGCAGGTCCAGGAGGCGGGCCTTCAGGTCCCAGAGCGCGCAGTCGACGGCGGACACGGCATAGGACGCCAGCCCCGTACTTCCGGGGTTCCGCACCGCACGTGCCATCGCCCACGCCGCGGCCGGCACGGCGAGAGCATCCACGCCCAGGACGGCGGGGCCGAGGAGTTCCTCCACCAGGGCGGCTGCCGCCGCGGGTGCGTAGGTCCAGCCCATGCCGGTCTTCCCGCCCGCTGCTGCCTGGACCAGCACCATGGTGGTGGACTCCCACCAGAACGTGCCGTCCGCTTCCGGGCCGTCCGTAGGCACCGTGTAGGCGGCGGCCTGGACTGCGGTGACGGGCGCTTCGGCACTGGCCAAGGGTCAGCCCTCCTTGTGCGGGAGGAATTCCTGGATCTTTGTCTTGACCCCTTCTTTCACCACACCCCAGGCGCTGTCGTCGCCTTTGACCATTGCCTCGGCGGTCTTGCGGGCCTGCTCCAGGGTGGCGTGCGGGGGGATTGGCGGGATGTCGGGATCGGTGCGGACATCCAAAAGTGTGGGCCTGTCCGCGGCAAGGGCTTTCTCCCAGGCCGGTCCGACGTCGTCGGGATTATCCACGTGGATTCCCTGCAGCCCCAGGCTGTCCGCGAAACCGGCGTAGTCGACGTCGGGCAGCGCCTGGGACTCGCGGAAGGCGGGTACGCCGCCCATGGCGCGCATTTCCCAGGTGACCTGGTTCAGGTCGTTGTTATGCAGGACAGCCACGACCAGGCGTGGATCGTCCCATTCACGCCAGTAGTGTTTGACCGTGATGAGCTCTGCGAGCCCGTTCATCTGCATGGCGCCATCTCCGGCGAAGGCGATGGCGGGCCGGTCGGGATGGGCGAACTTGGCGCCGATGGCGTATGGGACACCGGGTCCCATGGTGGCAAGGTTGCCGGACAGCGAGCCGCGCACCGAACCGTGGAATTTCAGCTGCCGCGCATACCAGTTGGCCGACGAGCCCGAATCGGCACTCAGCATGGCGTTGTCCGGAAGCCGGGTGGAAAGTTCAGCAAACAGTCGCATGGGGTTGACGGGATCGGCGCTGACCATAGCCTCGTCGTGCATGGTTTCCCACCAGCGGCTGATGGATGCTTCGAGGCCCTCTTGCCAGGACCTGTCCTTCTTGCGGTCCAGGTGCGGGATCAGCGCCCGCAAGGCGGTGCCGGCGTCCGCGACGATGTTGAACTCGTTGGTGTAGCGCAGGCCGATCATTTTGGGGTCGACATCGATCTGGACACCCCGCGCCTGCCCCGGTTCGGGCAGGAACTGCGTGTAGGGAAAGCTGGATCCCACAGTGAGCAGCGTGTCGCAGTCCCGCATCATCTCGTAGCTGGGGCGCGTCCCCAGCAAACCAATGGAGCCCGTGACATACGGCAGGTCATCCGGGAGGGAGTCCTTGCCCAGCAGCGCCTTGGCCACGCCCGCGCCCAGCAGTTCAGCCACTTCCCGGACCTCATTTGCCGCGCCGCGCGCGCCCTGACCGATGAGGACAGCCACTTTTGTCCCCTCGTTCAGGAGCTGCGCGGCGCCCCGGATGGATGCGCTGTCCGGCTGGATGTCGGGCCAGTGGATTCCCAGGCTGGAAGGCACCATCTTGAACTCGTGGGTGGGCGGGGCATAGTCGAGTTCCTGGACATCGGCGGGGATAATCACGGCGGTGGGAGCCCGCTGTGCATCCGCGATCCGGATGGCCCGGTCGATGACGTTGGGCAGCTGCTGGGGAACGGTGACCATCTGGACGTAGTCCGACGCTACGTCCTTGAACAGGGTCAGCAGGTCAACTTCCTGCTGGTAAGACCCGCCCATGGCGCTCCGTGCCGTCTGTCCCACGACGGCCACCACCGGAACATGGTCCAGTTTGGCGTCGTACAGGCCGTTGAGCAGGTGGATGGCCCCAGGGCCCGAGGTGGCCATGCAGACGGCCGGGCGCCCGCCGAACTTGGCATAGCCCACGGCCTCGAAGGCCGCCATCTCTTCGTGCCGGGCCTGGATGAATTTCGGCTGGTTTCCCGCCTTGCCGAAGGCGGCGAGGATACCGTTGATGCCGTCTCCGGGGAAGCCGAAGACCTTGTCCACGCCCCACTCGGCCAAGCGGGAGAGCAGGTAGTCAGCCACTGTTGTTGCCATGATCAGTCTTCCTTCGTGCTCATCGGGGCACCCCTGCGGGCACCTTGGATCAGGTCGCGGGCGGCCCGGGCCGCCAGGGCCATGATGGTCAGGGCGGGGTTCGCGCTGCCCTGCGTGGGCAGGACGCTGCCGTCGGTGACCAGCAGGTTGGGTACCGCGAAACTCCGCAGGTTGCGGTCCACAACTCCATCCCGCTCGCCGGCGGCCATCCGGGCACCACCCACCAAATGTGCGTAGCGGTTGATGGTGATCACTTCTTCCGCTCCCGCCGCGGTCAGGATCTGCTCCATGACCTTTTGCGCTGCGGACATCAGCTGCCGGTCGTTGTCGCACTGGCTGTAGCTGAAGCAGGCCACCGGGATGCCGTTGCGGTCCGTCTCGTCCGCCAGGGTCACCCGGTTTTCCTTCAGGGGGAGGAACTCGCAGAGGGCCCCAAGGCAGGCCCAATGCGGGTAGTCGCTCATGTAGCGGCGCAGCGCAGCACCCCAGTGTCCCTGCGCCGCAACATGTTCCGCCCAGGTGATGGGAAGGGGGGAAACGGTCTGGATGGAGAAGCCACGCTTGTACGGTTGTGCCGGGTCTGTCTCGTAGAACTCCTCCGTGCTGACCTCCGGGGGCGGGGCCTTCCACATCCGTACTTCGGCCTGGAACCGTCCGGCCGTCTGCGGCGCCCCCTGGACCATCAGGTAGCGGCCCACCTGGTCGAAGTCGTTGCACATCCCATCCGGGAACCGCGGTGACGTGGAGTTCAGCAGCAGCCTGGGCGTTTCGATCGAGTAGCTTACCACGGCCACCATTCGGGCGCGCTGGAACCTGTGCACGCCCCCTTGGACGTACTCGACGCCGGTCGCCAGGCCGGTGGACTCGTCGAACCCTACGCGGGTGGCCATGGAATCGGCCCGGATTTCGGCGCCGTGGGCCAGGGCGTCCGGGACATGGGTGATCAGGGGAGAGGCTTTGGCATTGACCTTGCAGCCTTGGAGGCAGAAGCCGCGGTAAATGCAGTGCGGGCGGTTGCCGAAGCGGCCGTTGGCGATGGCCACCGGCCCCACCTTTGCGGTGATGCCGCAGGCGTTGGCGCCTCTCAGGAACAGCTCCCCGTTGCCGGACAGAGGGTGTGGCCGGTGGGGGTAGCTGTGCGGGTCGCCCCACGGCCAATGCTCTCCGGAGACCGGCAGTTCGGCCTCGATGTCCTCGTAGAACTCCCGGAGTCCGGCGTACTCAAGCGGCCAGTCGGCGCCTACTCCGTCCGCGCTGAACGTGTGGAAGTCACTCGGATGGAACCGGGGAGTGTAGCCAGCGAAATGAACCATGGAGCCGCCTACTCCCCGGCCCGAATTGTTCGAGCCCAGCGGAACAGGATCCTTCCCGGTGATGACCCGCGGCTCGGTCCAGTAGAGATGGTGGGAGCCGGCCTCGTCGCTGACCCAGTCCTCTTCGGGGTCCCAGAACGGCCCTGCGTCCAGGCCCACGGCCCGCCACCCGGCCCGTGCGAGTCGCTGGAGCAGTGTAGCGCCACCGGCACCGCAGCCCACGATGACAATGTCCACCTCGTCGTCCTCGCGGAAACGGCGCATGTCAGCGCGCAGGCGCTGGTTGCTGCCGGGCCCGGCGGGCAGCAACCACGCCGACTCGTTGCGCCTGCGCAGGCTGTTCACCGGCCGGTCCTTCGGGTGGGGTCTGCACCAGGTTGGACGTCGCGCACTTCGAATGGCTCCAGCCGGTCCACCCCGAGGTTTTTGTAGCCGCGGGGGTACGCAGGGCCTGCAAAGCCGATCTCGTCCCAGGCCAGGGGGTGGGAGTAGAACGCGGTGCAGGCGTACCGGGTCCACAGGCTCCAGACCCGGTCGGCGGGGAGGCCGTGCCAGAGGCCCTGCTCCAGGTCACAGATGTCCTGCAGCAGTCCGGCCTGCCTCTCGCGGCTGAGCTGGGCGAAGGTGCAGTCTTCGCGGGAGCGGGCCTCCTGGTCGAGCGCTGCCAGGGAGGCGCGCCATGCCTCGCCGTCGCGGGGCATGTTGTCATAGTGCCAGCCGTCTGTCTGCTCCTCGGCCAGGCGGGCGTCCACCATGTTCACCAGCGGCACCCGCGGCTCCGCATCCTGGTCAAGCAACTGGTCCAGGAGCGCACGCGCCGCTGCCTCCTCCTCCGGGGTGAAGAAGCGCACGTCCGGAGGCAGCGCCATCCTTGACTGCACGACGGCGGCCGTCACCGGATCCCAATGCCGCACCTGCGCAAGGGTGCTGAAGCCCGGATACCGGCCGCCGCCGTCATCCTCGGCCAGGGGGAGCGCGCTCACGGCTCCCGCCTCAGGATCGACGCCAGGACACCCATGCCGCCCACCATGGTGACCAGCAGCGGTGCAAACAGGGGCGGCCCCATCTCCAGGTTGTAGCGCAGGTTGGACAGGCCCCCGGGCTTCTGCCGGATACCCTGCAAGTGAAGCCAGGTGCCCTGCAGGCCGTTCACCACGATGGCAGCGCTGGCCAGCGGAAGCGCCGTCTTGGCCATGCGGCGGCTGAAGACTGCGGCCACTCCTGCCGCTGCGCCCACCGGGCCCAGGGCCACGGGGGCCCACATCCACTTGTTGCCGAAACTTGCCTTGTCATGCTCAAGGAAGATCTCCGCGGCGGTCACCAGGGCGCCTGCCGCCGTCAATGCGGAGAGGGAACGTTCAAAGCGGCCCGTTTGTACGTTTCTGATCAGCCGGTCGATGCCGTTGACTGTTCCCGCCACGGTACGTTCTGCCTGGTGTGTTCTCACGATTCTCCTTACTGATGGGATTCCCCGCCTGGATCCAGTGGAACCTTCAAACTTTGCGGGAAAGCAACTATCGGAGGAAACTGGTGCGCATGGATGCAGCTGATGGGTCTGACCCAATCCCGGAACCGTCGAGTCGGGAAGTGGAGGCAGTGCTGCGCGCTGCGGACACCCTTCTGGGTGTTGTGGCCCGGTCAGTTGCCGAGGTTGAGGACGTGGTGAACACGCCGCAGCTGCGGGTGCTGGTCCTCATCCACACCCGCGGACCGCAGAACCTCGGCGGGGTGGCCGCTGAACTTGGGGTGCATGCTTCCAACGCCACCCGCATCTGCGACCGCCTCGTCGCGGCTGACCTGCTCGAGCGGCGCGAAGACCCGGCAGACCGGCGGTACGTCCGGCTGGAGCTGACCCCAAAGGGAAAATCTCTGGTGGATTCCGTGCTGGACCACCGGCGGCAGGCGATCGCGGAGGTTATCTCGAGGATGCCGTCAGGTCGCCGTCCGGCACTGGCTGCTGCACTGGAGGCCTTCGCCGCTGCCGCCGGTGGCCAGGGCACCTCCGACGGACGCTTTACCTTGGGAGTAAGCACGTAAACTGACCGGATTATGCTGCCGCAAGCCATGCTTACATTGAACTCCGATAGTTGCGGTGGCGCAATAGTTGGCGGTTTGCTTTTGACTGGTTCTTCTTCCCTGGCAGCATGCCGGCGAAAGGCACTCAAAGCGGTCTGATGCCCCACTCGCCGGTGTGGGATTGCCCGGGCTCAAGGATGATCAGGCCTTCACCGGAGTTAAAGGCGTCAGGGGCGCATGTCATGGGTTCCACTCCCAGACCCGTGCGCCGCCTGTCCAGCTGTGGGAGGGTGTCCCCGGTGAAGATTTCCAGGTACGGATAGGACTCATCCACCCACAGCTCGACACCTCCGGAGCGGTCCGGCCGCAGGATTTTTACCCTGGCCCGTCCGTCCGCATCACGCGTCAGGTCCGTATAGGCAACATCGATGTGCCGACCTCCCAGCTGCTGGAGTTCCCGCAGGTCGTACTCTGTGCCATCCACGCGCTCATGGCCGGTGGGGATGCCGTGTTCGTCAACCGGCAGGAAGGTGCGCCCGGGCACCTGCACCAGGCCGGCGTTGATGGCGCCCGCGGGCCCGGAACCGGTACTGAGGTAGGGATGCGCCCCCGTTCCGAACGGGCAGGAGGATGCACTGCGGTTGACGACTGTGGTCCGCACGCTCAAGCCGTGATCGCCGAGCTCATAATCCAGCCTGGCATCGAGAACCCACGGCCAGCCCTGGCAGGCGTGAAGGGTATAGGTGAAGGAAATCCTGTCCTTCACATGCTCCACGGCCGGGACGTCCCAGTTCCGCCAGCGGGTCAGGCCATGGATTGCCCCGCCTTTGTCCGGCTCACTCAGGTCCAGCTGAAACTCCTTGCCGTCCCACTCGTACCTGCCGTCCTTGACTCTGTTGGGCCAAGGAATCAGGGACTGCCCGCGCGCGCCCGTGCACATGTCGTCCGGCCCGTACCCATCCAACAGGTTCCGGCCGTCGCACAAGTACGCGCGAAGGGCGCCCCCCACTTCGGTCAGCATGACACTTTGCCGGCCGGCGGTGATTTCATACTGTCGGCCCGAGGGAAGCCAGCGTGCTGCCCCTGGGCCGTCCGGCGCTTGCCCCGCATTCATGGTGGTCCCCCTTCAGTCCAGCAGCTCGAGGACGACCTTGACGTCGTCGGGTTGGTGGCCGAAAGCCTCACGGAAGCTTTCCAGCGGAAGCCTGCGGCTGATGAGGCGGCGCAGCCAGTCACGGTCCGCTTTCGCCAGGGCCTGCGCTCCGGCGTCGTAATGGCGGCGGTTGGCGTTGACGCTGCCGAACACCACGCCGTTCATGAGCACCTCCTCCCGGTTGAGGGCCCCGACGTCCACTTTCGTCTGTTTCCCGGTTCCCGAGACGCCGGTGAGGCAGGTGATGGCATCCTGGTCCCGGCAGGTGAGGG
This region of Arthrobacter sp. DNA4 genomic DNA includes:
- a CDS encoding glycoside hydrolase family 15 protein gives rise to the protein MPEISDYAMVGDLHTAALVGRSGSIDWMCLPNFDSPACFAALLDSPEAGRWLLAPAGAGNCTRRRYRPGTLILETEWDTPGGSVRVTDFMPARDDSVDMIRIVEGLKGSVPMKGELLLRFDYGRIIPWVRRMDHGISAVAGPDAAYLTTPAPLKGEDMRTISEFTVKAGDRIPFVLRWAHSYKPVPDRTDPERALAVTQAFWDQWISRNTMSGDYQDAVERSLITLKALIFAPTGGIVAAPTTSLPEDPGGSRNWDYRFCWLRDATLTLQSLLACGYTEEAAAWREWLLRAVAGDPADLQIMYGLDGTRRLPETELPWLGGFEGSKPVRTGNAAAPQLQLDVWGEVLDGLALTRAAAPAGALDDSWDIQVALMEYLEGAWDQPDNGLWEMRGPRRNFTHSKVMAWVAADRMVKGVQQFGLPGPRDRWAALRTHIHDDVMTHAFNEKQNTFVQSYGSTELDASLLLIPRVGFLPHDHPRVTGTVEAIQKNLTQDGFVLRYHPEAANDGLPGTEGVFLACSFWLVDALLGIGRRGQATELFERLLALRNDVGLLSEEWDPRNHRQLGNTPQAFSHFPLIHCALQLGHGRPGCSDTPLPGSHQSGDRPARERTG
- a CDS encoding GMC oxidoreductase, producing the protein MNSLRRRNESAWLLPAGPGSNQRLRADMRRFREDDEVDIVIVGCGAGGATLLQRLARAGWRAVGLDAGPFWDPEEDWVSDEAGSHHLYWTEPRVITGKDPVPLGSNNSGRGVGGSMVHFAGYTPRFHPSDFHTFSADGVGADWPLEYAGLREFYEDIEAELPVSGEHWPWGDPHSYPHRPHPLSGNGELFLRGANACGITAKVGPVAIANGRFGNRPHCIYRGFCLQGCKVNAKASPLITHVPDALAHGAEIRADSMATRVGFDESTGLATGVEYVQGGVHRFQRARMVAVVSYSIETPRLLLNSTSPRFPDGMCNDFDQVGRYLMVQGAPQTAGRFQAEVRMWKAPPPEVSTEEFYETDPAQPYKRGFSIQTVSPLPITWAEHVAAQGHWGAALRRYMSDYPHWACLGALCEFLPLKENRVTLADETDRNGIPVACFSYSQCDNDRQLMSAAQKVMEQILTAAGAEEVITINRYAHLVGGARMAAGERDGVVDRNLRSFAVPNLLVTDGSVLPTQGSANPALTIMALAARAARDLIQGARRGAPMSTKED
- a CDS encoding MFS transporter → MAYNVTSAPAVGNARWKRLIPVAIIVYIISFMDRTNIGFALNGLHQDLGIDAAQQGLAAGIFFIGYLVLQIPGGHLAEHWSAKKFVGIMVLVWGVLAVLSGFIQDFTQLLVVRFFLGVAEAGIWPAILVLISHWFPAAERARAYAFWMMNIAIASIITAPLSGWILSFSDWRWLFIIEGIFPFIIAAPLWWSLIADHPREAKWCSVQEREYIEKGLAADAAAHPQQEKLGLRHVLSNAVVWRLTLVYFLIQIGFYGINIWLPHVIKTITSGSSIEVGLITAIPYVLAMFGLWYNAKAADRSGRYSTHVLLSMAIGAVALVVSVATGDNLPFLAVTLISVAVAGALAYDGPFWASASRAMPVAVVSTAMGLINAVGNLGGFVGPYVGGYLQDLTHGSFLATSIFLACCLLAAGLVMLTLRRGGDRPVAGGHGHEPQKRHAGKVS
- a CDS encoding enolase C-terminal domain-like protein, giving the protein MASAEAPVTAVQAAAYTVPTDGPEADGTFWWESTTMVLVQAAAGGKTGMGWTYAPAAAAALVEELLGPAVLGVDALAVPAAAWAMARAVRNPGSTGLASYAVSAVDCALWDLKARLLDLPLHQLLGAVRDQVAIYGSGGFTSYSDEQLRNQLEGWTQGQQIPRVKIKIGQDNGTNVPRDLARIRQARAAVGPDTELFVDANGAYTAKQAVRVMREVDAENVTWFEEPVSSDHLAGLRVVRDAVEADVAAGEYGTGLPYFQRMCAADAVDCLQADVSRCGGISEWFRIAALAAAHGLEVSGHCAPHLSAAVAAATPNFRHLEWFHDHVRIENLFFDGTLDPAGGSLSPGDGPGNGLALRAAEAGKYRVQ
- a CDS encoding aldose 1-epimerase family protein, with protein sequence MNAGQAPDGPGAARWLPSGRQYEITAGRQSVMLTEVGGALRAYLCDGRNLLDGYGPDDMCTGARGQSLIPWPNRVKDGRYEWDGKEFQLDLSEPDKGGAIHGLTRWRNWDVPAVEHVKDRISFTYTLHACQGWPWVLDARLDYELGDHGLSVRTTVVNRSASSCPFGTGAHPYLSTGSGPAGAINAGLVQVPGRTFLPVDEHGIPTGHERVDGTEYDLRELQQLGGRHIDVAYTDLTRDADGRARVKILRPDRSGGVELWVDESYPYLEIFTGDTLPQLDRRRTGLGVEPMTCAPDAFNSGEGLIILEPGQSHTGEWGIRPL
- a CDS encoding thiamine pyrophosphate-requiring protein, whose protein sequence is MATTVADYLLSRLAEWGVDKVFGFPGDGINGILAAFGKAGNQPKFIQARHEEMAAFEAVGYAKFGGRPAVCMATSGPGAIHLLNGLYDAKLDHVPVVAVVGQTARSAMGGSYQQEVDLLTLFKDVASDYVQMVTVPQQLPNVIDRAIRIADAQRAPTAVIIPADVQELDYAPPTHEFKMVPSSLGIHWPDIQPDSASIRGAAQLLNEGTKVAVLIGQGARGAANEVREVAELLGAGVAKALLGKDSLPDDLPYVTGSIGLLGTRPSYEMMRDCDTLLTVGSSFPYTQFLPEPGQARGVQIDVDPKMIGLRYTNEFNIVADAGTALRALIPHLDRKKDRSWQEGLEASISRWWETMHDEAMVSADPVNPMRLFAELSTRLPDNAMLSADSGSSANWYARQLKFHGSVRGSLSGNLATMGPGVPYAIGAKFAHPDRPAIAFAGDGAMQMNGLAELITVKHYWREWDDPRLVVAVLHNNDLNQVTWEMRAMGGVPAFRESQALPDVDYAGFADSLGLQGIHVDNPDDVGPAWEKALAADRPTLLDVRTDPDIPPIPPHATLEQARKTAEAMVKGDDSAWGVVKEGVKTKIQEFLPHKEG
- a CDS encoding MarR family winged helix-turn-helix transcriptional regulator, with protein sequence MDAADGSDPIPEPSSREVEAVLRAADTLLGVVARSVAEVEDVVNTPQLRVLVLIHTRGPQNLGGVAAELGVHASNATRICDRLVAADLLERREDPADRRYVRLELTPKGKSLVDSVLDHRRQAIAEVISRMPSGRRPALAAALEAFAAAAGGQGTSDGRFTLGVST
- a CDS encoding gluconate 2-dehydrogenase subunit 3 family protein, with the translated sequence MSALPLAEDDGGGRYPGFSTLAQVRHWDPVTAAVVQSRMALPPDVRFFTPEEEAAARALLDQLLDQDAEPRVPLVNMVDARLAEEQTDGWHYDNMPRDGEAWRASLAALDQEARSREDCTFAQLSRERQAGLLQDICDLEQGLWHGLPADRVWSLWTRYACTAFYSHPLAWDEIGFAGPAYPRGYKNLGVDRLEPFEVRDVQPGADPTRRTGR